Within the Fundidesulfovibrio soli genome, the region GCGAGATCGTCACCCTCATCGGGGCCAACGGCGCGGGCAAGACCACCACGCTGCTCTCCATCGCCCGCCTGGGGCCGCCCGAAGGCCCCAAGGTGATCCATGGCGACATCACCTTCGACGGCGCGAGCCTGCTCAACATGCCCGCGCACCTGGTGGTGGCCAACCTGCACATGGTCCTGGTGCCCGAAGGCCGCCACATCTTCGGGAACCTCTCGGTCATGGACAACCTGACCCTTGCCACCTACGCCCGCAAGGACAAGGAGAACCTCCCGCGCGACCTGGACTTCGTGTTCGAGCTGTTCCCCCGCTTGGGCGAGCGCCGCAAGCAGCGCGCCGAGTCGCTCTCCGGCGGCGAGCAGCAGATGCTGGCCGTGAGCCGCGCGCTCATGAGCGGCGCGGAGTTCATCCTGCTGGACGAGCCCAGCATGGGCCTGGCACCGCTCCTGATGTACGACATGTTCCGTTCGCTGAAGCGGCTCAACCAGCAGGGCATGACTATCCTCCTGGTGGAGCAGAACGCCCGCCTGGCCCTGGACTTCGCCCACAGGGGCTACGTGCTGGACACCGGGCGCATCGTGGCCGAAGGCCCTTGCGACGAGCTGCGCGACAACCCCGAGGTGAAAAAAGCCTACCTGGGCGGGTGAGCCATGGCGGAATTCGCCCCCATCGGGCGCGTTACCGACGAGCAGTGCGTGAGCCTGATCGGCATCGCCGGGGCCGGCAAGTCCACCCTGGGCGAGGCCCTGGCCGCACGCCTTGACTGGGCCCACCTGGACACCGACCGGCTCATCGAGTCCACCTGGGGCCAGCCCCTGCAGACCATTCTGGACGAGCGCGGCCTCCCCGGCTTCATGGCCGTCGAGGAGGCCGTGGTCTCCACGCTGGGGGTCAAGCGCACGGTGGTCTCCACGGGCGGCAGCGTGGTCTACAGCAAGGCCGCCATGGCCCGGCTCAGGTCGCTTGGCCCCGTGATCCACCTGCGCATCGAGCTGGACACCTTCCTCGACCGCGTGCGCGACGCCTCGGGCCGGGCCTTCGTACGCCCGGCCGGCCTCTCCCTGGCGGACGTCTACACCGAGCGCGAGCCGCTGTATCTGGCGGCCTGCGATTTCCACGTCTGCACCGACGCCCTGGACGTGAACGCCTGCGTGGAGCAGTGCGTCGAGAAGCTGGCCGCCCTGCTGACCCGCGATTGAGCGCGGCGCTGGGCCGAGCGGGCCGAGCGGGGTCGGGCCGAACCGTCCGCAATTGTCCTACGCGGCCTTACCGGCCGCCGCGGATCGCAAATCCCCTTCCATTCCGGGCGTCATGCCTGTATCTTCCGCCCGCAAACATCCCATTCGGCGAAACAACCCGTCGCAAGGTTTTGAAACTTATGAAATTCACAAGCAAGCGCGTGCTGCTCAAGCGCCTCGCCGCGCTCTACGACAACATGGCAAAGGCCTACGCAGCCTCCTCCCCGGAGGGCTTCACCTGCGAGGGCTGCACGCAGAACTGCTGCGTGAGCCACTTCCAGCACCACACCTACATCGAGTGGCGCTACCTCTGGGACGGCCTTGAAGCCC harbors:
- the thrB gene encoding homoserine kinase; this encodes MAEFAPIGRVTDEQCVSLIGIAGAGKSTLGEALAARLDWAHLDTDRLIESTWGQPLQTILDERGLPGFMAVEEAVVSTLGVKRTVVSTGGSVVYSKAAMARLRSLGPVIHLRIELDTFLDRVRDASGRAFVRPAGLSLADVYTEREPLYLAACDFHVCTDALDVNACVEQCVEKLAALLTRD
- a CDS encoding ABC transporter ATP-binding protein encodes the protein MMLSVTNLKVKYGNIEALHGVSFTVNKGEIVTLIGANGAGKTTTLLSIARLGPPEGPKVIHGDITFDGASLLNMPAHLVVANLHMVLVPEGRHIFGNLSVMDNLTLATYARKDKENLPRDLDFVFELFPRLGERRKQRAESLSGGEQQMLAVSRALMSGAEFILLDEPSMGLAPLLMYDMFRSLKRLNQQGMTILLVEQNARLALDFAHRGYVLDTGRIVAEGPCDELRDNPEVKKAYLGG